Proteins encoded within one genomic window of Chitinophaga parva:
- a CDS encoding phosphatidate cytidylyltransferase, producing MKTFITRTLTALVFVAVMLAGILWNEISFILLFAIISTGALVEYFRLVRKMDNGYDKDSGWQYIGALCANIAIIVMFIGGGVWTRSLQGSGTLLPVHAIGVLLSILFLMVLPLGDIIISQHIDMKNLRFTLLGLLYISLPFSLLIWIRTHTGSTPTHTDPAVHAPGWLIPLLLIIFIWINDTMAYIVGSLIGRTPFSKISPKKTLEGTLGGMILAVAAAGVYGYFWGYQWLAFLHWLVLAGIAAVAGTYGDLLESKLKRLAGVKDSGSIMPGHGGFLDRFDSLLLAAPFAWVYVYFFLHNFAV from the coding sequence TTGAAAACATTTATTACACGCACGCTGACCGCTTTGGTATTTGTAGCCGTAATGCTGGCTGGCATCCTATGGAATGAAATTTCCTTTATCCTGCTGTTTGCCATCATCAGCACCGGGGCCCTGGTGGAGTATTTCCGGCTGGTGCGCAAGATGGACAACGGGTATGATAAAGACTCCGGCTGGCAATACATTGGCGCGCTCTGTGCAAACATTGCCATCATCGTGATGTTCATTGGCGGTGGCGTGTGGACCCGCAGCCTGCAAGGCAGCGGTACCCTGCTGCCTGTTCATGCCATTGGTGTGCTGCTGAGTATCCTGTTCCTGATGGTGCTGCCCCTGGGCGATATCATCATCAGCCAGCACATTGATATGAAGAACCTGCGCTTTACGCTGCTGGGGCTTTTGTACATCAGCCTCCCGTTTTCCCTGCTGATCTGGATCCGCACGCATACGGGCTCCACGCCCACCCATACAGATCCCGCGGTACATGCCCCGGGCTGGCTGATCCCGCTGCTGCTCATCATCTTCATCTGGATCAATGACACCATGGCTTACATTGTAGGCTCGTTGATAGGCCGTACCCCTTTTTCCAAGATCTCCCCTAAAAAGACGCTGGAAGGTACCCTGGGCGGCATGATCCTGGCCGTGGCCGCAGCGGGGGTGTATGGATATTTCTGGGGATACCAGTGGCTGGCCTTCCTGCACTGGCTGGTGCTGGCCGGTATAGCGGCGGTGGCCGGTACGTATGGCGACCTGCTGGAGTCCAAGCTGAAACGCCTGGCCGGGGTAAAAGATTCCGGCAGCATTATGCCGGGCCACGGCGGTTTCCTGGACCGCTTTGATTCCTTACTGCTGGCGGCCCCGTTCGCCTGGGTATATGTTTATTTTTTTCTGCATAATTTCGCGGTGTAA